One window of the Larus michahellis chromosome 24, bLarMic1.1, whole genome shotgun sequence genome contains the following:
- the USF1 gene encoding upstream stimulatory factor 1 isoform X2, which yields MAAAASPASALTRHGGAAAPCACAGLHGETRGRARAGRPGAARAVKAGGSSATDARGRGAMKGQQKAAETEEGTVQIQEVATGEDPTSVAIASIQSAATFPDPNIKYVFRTENGGTQPGLCGQVMYRVIQVADGQLDGQTEGTSAISGYPAAQSMTQAVIQGAFTSEDAVETEATATETHYTYFPTTAVADTSTSAGAGTTATAVVTTQNSEALLGQPTPTGQFFVMMSPQEVLQGGTQRSIVPRAHPYSPKSEAPRATRDEKRRAQHNEVERRRRDKINNWIVQLSKIIPDCSMENTKSGQSKGGILSKACDYIQELRQSNHRLSEELQGLDQLQMDNEVLRQQVEDLKNKNLILRAQLRQHGVEIVIKNDSH from the exons atggcggcggcggcgagcccGGCTTCCGCCCTCACCCGTCatggcggcgcggcggcgccctGCGCATGTGCGGGGCTCCATGGCGAGACAAGGGGCCGAGCGCGCGCAGGGCGGCCCGGCGCGGCGAG GGCTGTGAAGGCCGGAGGCTCCTCTGCGACTGATGCCCGTGGGCGCGGAGCGATGAAGGG gcagcagaaagcagccGAGACGGAAGAGGGAACGGTGCAAATCCAGGAAG TGGCCACAGGTGAGGATCCCACCAGCGTGGCTATTGCCAGCATCCAGTCGGCGGCCACCTTCCCCGACCCCAACATCAAGTATGTCTTCCGCACAGAGAACGGCGGGACGCAG CCGGGGCTCTGCGGGCAGGTGATGTACAGGGTGATCCAAGTGGCGGACGGGCAGCTGGACGGACAGACGGAGGGCACCAGCGCCATCAGCGGCTACCCCGCCGCCCAGTCCATGACACAG GCCGTCATCCAGGGCGCCTTCACCAGCGAGGATGCGGTGGAGACGGAGGCCACGGCCACCGAGACTCACTACACCTATTTCCCCACCACGGCCGTGGCCGACACCAGCACCTCCGCCGGCGCGGGGACCACCGCCACCGCCGTCGTCACCACGCAGAACTCGGAGGCCTTGCTGGGGCAGCCCACCCCCACGG GGCAGTTCTTCGTGATGATGTCGCcccaggaggtgctgcagggcgGAACGCAGAGGTCCATCGTCCCCCGCGCCCACCCCTACTCCCC GAAGTCGGAGGCGCCGAGGGCCACCCGGGACGAGAAGCGCCGGGCGCAGCACAACGAAG TGGAGCGCCGGCGCAGGGACAAGATCAACAACTGGATCGTGCAGCTCTCCAAGATCATCCCCGACTGCTCCATGGAGAACACCAAGTCGGGGCAG AGCAAAGGCGGGATCCTCTCCAAAGCCTGCGACTACATCCAGGAGCTGCGGCAGAGCAACCACCGCCTCTCCGAGGAGCTGCAGGGCCTCGACCAGCTCCAGATGGACAACGAGGTCTTGCGGCAGCAG GTGGAGGATCTGAAGAACAAGAACCTGATCCTGCGGGCGCAGCTCCGCCAGCACGGCGTGGAGATCGTCATCAAGAACGACAGCCACTga
- the USF1 gene encoding upstream stimulatory factor 1 isoform X5, which translates to MKGQQKAAETEEGTVQIQEVATGEDPTSVAIASIQSAATFPDPNIKYVFRTENGGTQVMYRVIQVADGQLDGQTEGTSAISGYPAAQSMTQAVIQGAFTSEDAVETEATATETHYTYFPTTAVADTSTSAGAGTTATAVVTTQNSEALLGQPTPTGQFFVMMSPQEVLQGGTQRSIVPRAHPYSPKSEAPRATRDEKRRAQHNEVERRRRDKINNWIVQLSKIIPDCSMENTKSGQSKGGILSKACDYIQELRQSNHRLSEELQGLDQLQMDNEVLRQQVEDLKNKNLILRAQLRQHGVEIVIKNDSH; encoded by the exons ATGAAGGG gcagcagaaagcagccGAGACGGAAGAGGGAACGGTGCAAATCCAGGAAG TGGCCACAGGTGAGGATCCCACCAGCGTGGCTATTGCCAGCATCCAGTCGGCGGCCACCTTCCCCGACCCCAACATCAAGTATGTCTTCCGCACAGAGAACGGCGGGACGCAG GTGATGTACAGGGTGATCCAAGTGGCGGACGGGCAGCTGGACGGACAGACGGAGGGCACCAGCGCCATCAGCGGCTACCCCGCCGCCCAGTCCATGACACAG GCCGTCATCCAGGGCGCCTTCACCAGCGAGGATGCGGTGGAGACGGAGGCCACGGCCACCGAGACTCACTACACCTATTTCCCCACCACGGCCGTGGCCGACACCAGCACCTCCGCCGGCGCGGGGACCACCGCCACCGCCGTCGTCACCACGCAGAACTCGGAGGCCTTGCTGGGGCAGCCCACCCCCACGG GGCAGTTCTTCGTGATGATGTCGCcccaggaggtgctgcagggcgGAACGCAGAGGTCCATCGTCCCCCGCGCCCACCCCTACTCCCC GAAGTCGGAGGCGCCGAGGGCCACCCGGGACGAGAAGCGCCGGGCGCAGCACAACGAAG TGGAGCGCCGGCGCAGGGACAAGATCAACAACTGGATCGTGCAGCTCTCCAAGATCATCCCCGACTGCTCCATGGAGAACACCAAGTCGGGGCAG AGCAAAGGCGGGATCCTCTCCAAAGCCTGCGACTACATCCAGGAGCTGCGGCAGAGCAACCACCGCCTCTCCGAGGAGCTGCAGGGCCTCGACCAGCTCCAGATGGACAACGAGGTCTTGCGGCAGCAG GTGGAGGATCTGAAGAACAAGAACCTGATCCTGCGGGCGCAGCTCCGCCAGCACGGCGTGGAGATCGTCATCAAGAACGACAGCCACTga
- the F11R gene encoding junctional adhesion molecule A isoform X1 — protein sequence MGGAPQHLAEGRSRVGPARGRAGPGGAGPHLGRAGARSAAAAMAGAARRGGPGPRPRVLLLLLLLGVAAASAMGAQVTSEDKQVPENTPTDIPCLAYRSGWNNPRIEWKFQKGSSLVLFYYGGQLTDPYKDRVRFSPTSIHFGTVTREDTGKYICEVVGDGSQIAKSEVNLIVQVPPSKPVAHVPTSATIGSKTVLRCTETDGSPPPTFLWYRDSMLMPADPKTSPTFRNSSYTLDSATGELIFEPLSSFDTGDYYCEATNNVGAPQKSDVFRMEASEVNVGGIVAAVVVLLMVLGLAAFGVWFAYSRGFFSSDAAGKKVIYSQPSHRSEGEFKQTSSFLV from the exons ATGGGCGGGGCTCCCCAGCACCTGGCGGAGGGGCGTAGCCGGGTTGGCCCAgcccgggggagggcggggcctggcggggcggggccgcacctggggcgggcgggggcgcgcagtgcggcggcggccatggcgggagcggcgcggcggggcggccccgggccccggccccgggtcctgctgctgctgttgctgctcgGGGTGGCGGCCG CCTCCGCGATGGGAGCCCAGGTCACCTCCGAGGACAAACAAGTGCCTGAAAACACCC CCACCGACATCCCCTGCTTGGCGTATCGCTCCGGCTGGAACAACCCCCGCATCGAGTGGAAATTCCAGAAGGGCTCCTCGCTCGTCCTCTTCTACTACGGGGGACAGCTGACAG ATCCCTACAAGGACCGGGTCCGGTTTTCCCCCACCAGCATCCACTTCGGCACGGTGACGCGGGAGGACACGGGGAAGTACATCTGCGAGGTGGTGGGGGACGGCAGCCAGATCGCCAAGTCCGAGGTCAACCTCATCGTCCAAg TCCCCCCCTCGAAGCCGGTGGCCCACGTCCCCACCTCGGCCACCATCGGCAGCAAGACCGTGCTGCGCTGCACCGAGACGGACGGCTCGCCGCCCCCCACCTTCCTCTGGTACCGCGACAGCATGTTGATGCCCGCCgaccccaaaaccagccccacCTTCCGAAATTCCTCCTACACCCTGGACTCCGCCACGGGGGAACTG ATCTTCGAGCCCCTCAGCAGCTTCGACACCGGCGACTACTACTGCGAGGCCACCAACAACGTGGGCGCCCCCCAGAAATCGGACGTTTTCCGCATGGAAGCCA GCGAAGTCAACGTCGGCGGCATCGTGGCCGCCGTCGTGGTGCTGCTGATGGTGCTGGGGCTCGCGGCCTTCGGCGTCTGGTTTGCCTACAGCCGGGGATTCTTCAGCAGTGA CGCCGCCGGCAAGAAGGTGATTTACAGCCAGCCCTCGCACCGCAGCGAA GGAGAGTTCAAGCAGACGTCCTCCTTCTTGGTGTGA
- the F11R gene encoding junctional adhesion molecule A isoform X2: MGGAPQHLAEGRSRVGPARGRAGPGGAGPHLGRAGARSAAAAMAGAARRGGPGPRPRVLLLLLLLGVAAASAMGAQVTSEDKQVPENTPTDIPCLAYRSGWNNPRIEWKFQKGSSLVLFYYGGQLTDPYKDRVRFSPTSIHFGTVTREDTGKYICEVVGDGSQIAKSEVNLIVQVPPSKPVAHVPTSATIGSKTVLRCTETDGSPPPTFLWYRDSMLMPADPKTSPTFRNSSYTLDSATGELIFEPLSSFDTGDYYCEATNNVGAPQKSDVFRMEASEVNVGGIVAAVVVLLMVLGLAAFGVWFAYSRGFFSKRKE, from the exons ATGGGCGGGGCTCCCCAGCACCTGGCGGAGGGGCGTAGCCGGGTTGGCCCAgcccgggggagggcggggcctggcggggcggggccgcacctggggcgggcgggggcgcgcagtgcggcggcggccatggcgggagcggcgcggcggggcggccccgggccccggccccgggtcctgctgctgctgttgctgctcgGGGTGGCGGCCG CCTCCGCGATGGGAGCCCAGGTCACCTCCGAGGACAAACAAGTGCCTGAAAACACCC CCACCGACATCCCCTGCTTGGCGTATCGCTCCGGCTGGAACAACCCCCGCATCGAGTGGAAATTCCAGAAGGGCTCCTCGCTCGTCCTCTTCTACTACGGGGGACAGCTGACAG ATCCCTACAAGGACCGGGTCCGGTTTTCCCCCACCAGCATCCACTTCGGCACGGTGACGCGGGAGGACACGGGGAAGTACATCTGCGAGGTGGTGGGGGACGGCAGCCAGATCGCCAAGTCCGAGGTCAACCTCATCGTCCAAg TCCCCCCCTCGAAGCCGGTGGCCCACGTCCCCACCTCGGCCACCATCGGCAGCAAGACCGTGCTGCGCTGCACCGAGACGGACGGCTCGCCGCCCCCCACCTTCCTCTGGTACCGCGACAGCATGTTGATGCCCGCCgaccccaaaaccagccccacCTTCCGAAATTCCTCCTACACCCTGGACTCCGCCACGGGGGAACTG ATCTTCGAGCCCCTCAGCAGCTTCGACACCGGCGACTACTACTGCGAGGCCACCAACAACGTGGGCGCCCCCCAGAAATCGGACGTTTTCCGCATGGAAGCCA GCGAAGTCAACGTCGGCGGCATCGTGGCCGCCGTCGTGGTGCTGCTGATGGTGCTGGGGCTCGCGGCCTTCGGCGTCTGGTTTGCCTACAGCCGGGGATTCTTCAGCA agagaaaagagtaa
- the USF1 gene encoding upstream stimulatory factor 1 isoform X3 encodes MAAAASPASALTRHGGAAAPCACAGLHGETRGRARAGRPGAARAVKAGGSSATDARGRGAMKGQQKAAETEEGTVQIQEGEDPTSVAIASIQSAATFPDPNIKYVFRTENGGTQPGLCGQVMYRVIQVADGQLDGQTEGTSAISGYPAAQSMTQAVIQGAFTSEDAVETEATATETHYTYFPTTAVADTSTSAGAGTTATAVVTTQNSEALLGQPTPTGQFFVMMSPQEVLQGGTQRSIVPRAHPYSPKSEAPRATRDEKRRAQHNEVERRRRDKINNWIVQLSKIIPDCSMENTKSGQSKGGILSKACDYIQELRQSNHRLSEELQGLDQLQMDNEVLRQQVEDLKNKNLILRAQLRQHGVEIVIKNDSH; translated from the exons atggcggcggcggcgagcccGGCTTCCGCCCTCACCCGTCatggcggcgcggcggcgccctGCGCATGTGCGGGGCTCCATGGCGAGACAAGGGGCCGAGCGCGCGCAGGGCGGCCCGGCGCGGCGAG GGCTGTGAAGGCCGGAGGCTCCTCTGCGACTGATGCCCGTGGGCGCGGAGCGATGAAGGG gcagcagaaagcagccGAGACGGAAGAGGGAACGGTGCAAATCCAGGAAG GTGAGGATCCCACCAGCGTGGCTATTGCCAGCATCCAGTCGGCGGCCACCTTCCCCGACCCCAACATCAAGTATGTCTTCCGCACAGAGAACGGCGGGACGCAG CCGGGGCTCTGCGGGCAGGTGATGTACAGGGTGATCCAAGTGGCGGACGGGCAGCTGGACGGACAGACGGAGGGCACCAGCGCCATCAGCGGCTACCCCGCCGCCCAGTCCATGACACAG GCCGTCATCCAGGGCGCCTTCACCAGCGAGGATGCGGTGGAGACGGAGGCCACGGCCACCGAGACTCACTACACCTATTTCCCCACCACGGCCGTGGCCGACACCAGCACCTCCGCCGGCGCGGGGACCACCGCCACCGCCGTCGTCACCACGCAGAACTCGGAGGCCTTGCTGGGGCAGCCCACCCCCACGG GGCAGTTCTTCGTGATGATGTCGCcccaggaggtgctgcagggcgGAACGCAGAGGTCCATCGTCCCCCGCGCCCACCCCTACTCCCC GAAGTCGGAGGCGCCGAGGGCCACCCGGGACGAGAAGCGCCGGGCGCAGCACAACGAAG TGGAGCGCCGGCGCAGGGACAAGATCAACAACTGGATCGTGCAGCTCTCCAAGATCATCCCCGACTGCTCCATGGAGAACACCAAGTCGGGGCAG AGCAAAGGCGGGATCCTCTCCAAAGCCTGCGACTACATCCAGGAGCTGCGGCAGAGCAACCACCGCCTCTCCGAGGAGCTGCAGGGCCTCGACCAGCTCCAGATGGACAACGAGGTCTTGCGGCAGCAG GTGGAGGATCTGAAGAACAAGAACCTGATCCTGCGGGCGCAGCTCCGCCAGCACGGCGTGGAGATCGTCATCAAGAACGACAGCCACTga
- the USF1 gene encoding upstream stimulatory factor 1 isoform X6 gives MKGQQKAAETEEGTVQIQEGEDPTSVAIASIQSAATFPDPNIKYVFRTENGGTQVMYRVIQVADGQLDGQTEGTSAISGYPAAQSMTQAVIQGAFTSEDAVETEATATETHYTYFPTTAVADTSTSAGAGTTATAVVTTQNSEALLGQPTPTGQFFVMMSPQEVLQGGTQRSIVPRAHPYSPKSEAPRATRDEKRRAQHNEVERRRRDKINNWIVQLSKIIPDCSMENTKSGQSKGGILSKACDYIQELRQSNHRLSEELQGLDQLQMDNEVLRQQVEDLKNKNLILRAQLRQHGVEIVIKNDSH, from the exons ATGAAGGG gcagcagaaagcagccGAGACGGAAGAGGGAACGGTGCAAATCCAGGAAG GTGAGGATCCCACCAGCGTGGCTATTGCCAGCATCCAGTCGGCGGCCACCTTCCCCGACCCCAACATCAAGTATGTCTTCCGCACAGAGAACGGCGGGACGCAG GTGATGTACAGGGTGATCCAAGTGGCGGACGGGCAGCTGGACGGACAGACGGAGGGCACCAGCGCCATCAGCGGCTACCCCGCCGCCCAGTCCATGACACAG GCCGTCATCCAGGGCGCCTTCACCAGCGAGGATGCGGTGGAGACGGAGGCCACGGCCACCGAGACTCACTACACCTATTTCCCCACCACGGCCGTGGCCGACACCAGCACCTCCGCCGGCGCGGGGACCACCGCCACCGCCGTCGTCACCACGCAGAACTCGGAGGCCTTGCTGGGGCAGCCCACCCCCACGG GGCAGTTCTTCGTGATGATGTCGCcccaggaggtgctgcagggcgGAACGCAGAGGTCCATCGTCCCCCGCGCCCACCCCTACTCCCC GAAGTCGGAGGCGCCGAGGGCCACCCGGGACGAGAAGCGCCGGGCGCAGCACAACGAAG TGGAGCGCCGGCGCAGGGACAAGATCAACAACTGGATCGTGCAGCTCTCCAAGATCATCCCCGACTGCTCCATGGAGAACACCAAGTCGGGGCAG AGCAAAGGCGGGATCCTCTCCAAAGCCTGCGACTACATCCAGGAGCTGCGGCAGAGCAACCACCGCCTCTCCGAGGAGCTGCAGGGCCTCGACCAGCTCCAGATGGACAACGAGGTCTTGCGGCAGCAG GTGGAGGATCTGAAGAACAAGAACCTGATCCTGCGGGCGCAGCTCCGCCAGCACGGCGTGGAGATCGTCATCAAGAACGACAGCCACTga
- the USF1 gene encoding upstream stimulatory factor 1 isoform X4, producing MKGQQKAAETEEGTVQIQEGAVATGEDPTSVAIASIQSAATFPDPNIKYVFRTENGGTQVMYRVIQVADGQLDGQTEGTSAISGYPAAQSMTQAVIQGAFTSEDAVETEATATETHYTYFPTTAVADTSTSAGAGTTATAVVTTQNSEALLGQPTPTGQFFVMMSPQEVLQGGTQRSIVPRAHPYSPKSEAPRATRDEKRRAQHNEVERRRRDKINNWIVQLSKIIPDCSMENTKSGQSKGGILSKACDYIQELRQSNHRLSEELQGLDQLQMDNEVLRQQVEDLKNKNLILRAQLRQHGVEIVIKNDSH from the exons ATGAAGGG gcagcagaaagcagccGAGACGGAAGAGGGAACGGTGCAAATCCAGGAAG GTGCAGTGGCCACAGGTGAGGATCCCACCAGCGTGGCTATTGCCAGCATCCAGTCGGCGGCCACCTTCCCCGACCCCAACATCAAGTATGTCTTCCGCACAGAGAACGGCGGGACGCAG GTGATGTACAGGGTGATCCAAGTGGCGGACGGGCAGCTGGACGGACAGACGGAGGGCACCAGCGCCATCAGCGGCTACCCCGCCGCCCAGTCCATGACACAG GCCGTCATCCAGGGCGCCTTCACCAGCGAGGATGCGGTGGAGACGGAGGCCACGGCCACCGAGACTCACTACACCTATTTCCCCACCACGGCCGTGGCCGACACCAGCACCTCCGCCGGCGCGGGGACCACCGCCACCGCCGTCGTCACCACGCAGAACTCGGAGGCCTTGCTGGGGCAGCCCACCCCCACGG GGCAGTTCTTCGTGATGATGTCGCcccaggaggtgctgcagggcgGAACGCAGAGGTCCATCGTCCCCCGCGCCCACCCCTACTCCCC GAAGTCGGAGGCGCCGAGGGCCACCCGGGACGAGAAGCGCCGGGCGCAGCACAACGAAG TGGAGCGCCGGCGCAGGGACAAGATCAACAACTGGATCGTGCAGCTCTCCAAGATCATCCCCGACTGCTCCATGGAGAACACCAAGTCGGGGCAG AGCAAAGGCGGGATCCTCTCCAAAGCCTGCGACTACATCCAGGAGCTGCGGCAGAGCAACCACCGCCTCTCCGAGGAGCTGCAGGGCCTCGACCAGCTCCAGATGGACAACGAGGTCTTGCGGCAGCAG GTGGAGGATCTGAAGAACAAGAACCTGATCCTGCGGGCGCAGCTCCGCCAGCACGGCGTGGAGATCGTCATCAAGAACGACAGCCACTga
- the USF1 gene encoding upstream stimulatory factor 1 isoform X1, producing MAAAASPASALTRHGGAAAPCACAGLHGETRGRARAGRPGAARAVKAGGSSATDARGRGAMKGQQKAAETEEGTVQIQEGAVATGEDPTSVAIASIQSAATFPDPNIKYVFRTENGGTQPGLCGQVMYRVIQVADGQLDGQTEGTSAISGYPAAQSMTQAVIQGAFTSEDAVETEATATETHYTYFPTTAVADTSTSAGAGTTATAVVTTQNSEALLGQPTPTGQFFVMMSPQEVLQGGTQRSIVPRAHPYSPKSEAPRATRDEKRRAQHNEVERRRRDKINNWIVQLSKIIPDCSMENTKSGQSKGGILSKACDYIQELRQSNHRLSEELQGLDQLQMDNEVLRQQVEDLKNKNLILRAQLRQHGVEIVIKNDSH from the exons atggcggcggcggcgagcccGGCTTCCGCCCTCACCCGTCatggcggcgcggcggcgccctGCGCATGTGCGGGGCTCCATGGCGAGACAAGGGGCCGAGCGCGCGCAGGGCGGCCCGGCGCGGCGAG GGCTGTGAAGGCCGGAGGCTCCTCTGCGACTGATGCCCGTGGGCGCGGAGCGATGAAGGG gcagcagaaagcagccGAGACGGAAGAGGGAACGGTGCAAATCCAGGAAG GTGCAGTGGCCACAGGTGAGGATCCCACCAGCGTGGCTATTGCCAGCATCCAGTCGGCGGCCACCTTCCCCGACCCCAACATCAAGTATGTCTTCCGCACAGAGAACGGCGGGACGCAG CCGGGGCTCTGCGGGCAGGTGATGTACAGGGTGATCCAAGTGGCGGACGGGCAGCTGGACGGACAGACGGAGGGCACCAGCGCCATCAGCGGCTACCCCGCCGCCCAGTCCATGACACAG GCCGTCATCCAGGGCGCCTTCACCAGCGAGGATGCGGTGGAGACGGAGGCCACGGCCACCGAGACTCACTACACCTATTTCCCCACCACGGCCGTGGCCGACACCAGCACCTCCGCCGGCGCGGGGACCACCGCCACCGCCGTCGTCACCACGCAGAACTCGGAGGCCTTGCTGGGGCAGCCCACCCCCACGG GGCAGTTCTTCGTGATGATGTCGCcccaggaggtgctgcagggcgGAACGCAGAGGTCCATCGTCCCCCGCGCCCACCCCTACTCCCC GAAGTCGGAGGCGCCGAGGGCCACCCGGGACGAGAAGCGCCGGGCGCAGCACAACGAAG TGGAGCGCCGGCGCAGGGACAAGATCAACAACTGGATCGTGCAGCTCTCCAAGATCATCCCCGACTGCTCCATGGAGAACACCAAGTCGGGGCAG AGCAAAGGCGGGATCCTCTCCAAAGCCTGCGACTACATCCAGGAGCTGCGGCAGAGCAACCACCGCCTCTCCGAGGAGCTGCAGGGCCTCGACCAGCTCCAGATGGACAACGAGGTCTTGCGGCAGCAG GTGGAGGATCTGAAGAACAAGAACCTGATCCTGCGGGCGCAGCTCCGCCAGCACGGCGTGGAGATCGTCATCAAGAACGACAGCCACTga